The genome window AAAGCTGCCTGGACACGTGTTAAGAGATTGAATAATGATATTCACATATTGTTTATGTGCCATATGGTGTGACCTACATCCATTATTTTTCCTGAAGCACATAAAAACTGACAGCCAAGAATCAgacttcagcagctgtttggacGTGAGCGTGCAGACCGGCAGTGTGAACAGCGCTCGCCTCGCCTCGGGTTGCAAGGCTTCATAACTCGTTCTCAGAGGGATGAGCTCAGGGCGCTAACATTTCCCAgaatctgtctgcatgtgtgagtgcgtgtgtgaaGCCAGCGCGCCAACATTACAAGGAGCCTGTGTCACATCTATTTGTGGCCGCCGAGGTGTTACTGTAAAACTGCCGTCACGCCATTGGCTCAAACGGTGAACTGGCTGAAACAGCTGTTACGTCGTGGCATTTCTCACTTCTGCTTTTTACTGTGTGCTgagacaaaataagcaaaacaGCATCAATCTGTGACTCAGACGATTGCTCACGTATTCTTTTGTTTGCGTTAGTAttgatgaattaaatataatCCGGTATGATCACCAAGCATATAATACTCCTGTTAATGTTAAGtgagctttgtttttgttgacagcGTCACAGAGATGTCGTGGTGCTTTTTAAGCTTTGTGCTTATGGCGATTTGGATACACACATTTGAATAAAGGATGGATTAAGACATCATCAGACTCaagtaaagacagacagtaAGCTCTGCCTCATCAGGGGGGCAAAAAATATAGAAGTGTGTCAGTGAACCAGGGGATGCCAGGGACAGAAATAGAAAGGGAGATTCAAGATGGCTGCCGATTCCTCAGCTATAAATTACCGTGTTATTATTACGCCAGGCAGCCAAGCCTGGCCATTATTTATGGTTGTATGAGACCATCCAACTTAAAACCCCCCATGAGTCATATCTGggttatgtgtgcatgtgcaaaaagATGgacaaaaatatttcaaattaatttattatttgaaTAAAACAGACTATACATGTAAGGTATAGTTTCAAAAATATACTTTTGcctttaaagcaacattttcatttattttggtaAGATGAAATCTCACATCTGTTCTGCTaatatgtagctggagccagcagcgggttagcttagcttagcacaaagactaacAGGGGGAAACAGGATAGCCtcgctctgtccaaaggcaacaaaattcACCgaccaacacctctaaagctcagtaatgAACACGGAATTGATTCATATCTCGTTTGGCTAGCTGTGTTGCCAGGTTTCCAGACTTTGTGCTATGCTAATCAACAGCTGGCAGTAGCTTGTCATGCATACAGAAATGAGACGGGTTTCAATCTTCTCACTaaattctcagcaagaaagtgaaacatTCATTCCTTTACCTACTAGTTTGATAATACAAGAAGTGTGGATTAGCCGGTGAGGTAAATtaatataaagaaaatgttcaacCACAGTGAAAAGGTCTTCATTGTAATACACTGAAATGGGTTTCAAGAACCACACTGTACTTTGAAAACatgcatacagtaaatgttcAAGCATTTAGTGTATTATgtatcagacaaaacaagtaaatGAAGTGGTTTTTGCACGTTCTGCACTTATAATTTGACTGATCTCTTAGGGGGTCATAGGGCTTTAGTCTGCTGTTGGGGGCCTTTTGGCCATATAtaatgaagctgcagcttcattcTGTCCAGACAGGAACCAGTGTAATTATCCAAACTAGCTTCATGttccattaaaaaaataaagctattgAAACTACATTGACACAGGGCCACAACACGAGCCAATAATGTGGGAATCACCTTCATGATCATTTGCATTATTAATCAAATTAGCAAAACTATCTTCCATGCAGTACCTGTTTTATGTAGTTGGTAATTCAGCCTTGACTgtacataaatactgtatgcacaATTGTTTTACATAAGCAAACATGACTTTTCTTCCAAGACAGAGGGGGAATTGCAAACTGCTTTTGAAATTATTATTGCAGAGTCAGAACAGACCAAACTCCAAACGTACTTGTCCCGGTGTTAAATAAGAGCActtgcagctctgtggagcttttgCAGACAGGGAGGGCctcatcatctggggaccacGAATGTCTGTACGAAATTTCATCgtaatccatccaacagctgctgagatatttcagtttggactaACCGCACTGGCATACCTTGCGCCTTGGGGCAAGCCTGGCTACACATTTAAACATTGGGAAGCAGAAACCACAGGGTTTGGACTTAGCTCCTGGACAGGAGAGATTAATGCACATGTGTTTTGCCCAAGATTTACATCAAATAGGCCACCCTAACAAGAaattgtgtatgtttttgtctgGCTTGTCCAAGTAACTCTAATGTTAAAACCTTGATCTACAGCCGTCCATTCAAgagtttttgtagtttttctcGCTACAGGCTGACCAACACCTCAAAATTACCGATAAACACCCTCATGTCCTTCATAAATTGCCACGATCTGGTCATCAAATGAGTGGGGTACATTTTCATAGTCACCCTCATCGTCactggtttcttcttcttcttcttcttcttcttcttcttcttcttcttcttcttcttcttctcctctgttttcctctacACTGCAACAGACCTCCTTGGCCTGTATGAAATTCGCACCGGGGTCGGCATCCTCGTAATCATGATCTTCGTCACTCTCTGGCTCCTCATAATCATtactctcctcttcttccatccTCCCTGTTTCCTCTTCGAGGTTCTTCTTGGCGTCCACGAAAACATTCACATAATCCTGCTCCTCATCCTCGCTATCTTCATAATCGTTCCTGACTCTGGCAGCTACTGAAACACAAGCATTGGAACAAACTGTAAGTACATATGAGAGCACATTGATGAGAGCGTGTGTTTAAAATGGAGAAAGCGAGTATCCTGGCGAGCACTAACATTGAGTGTGGACGAGGACTACGGGCTGCTCAGCTCGTCTTCTCCTGCGGAGCAGGAAGACCGCCAGCAGgaccagcagaagcagcagcaggatccCAGCAGATACCGAggacagcagcggcagcaaaGGCACTACAAGAGAAAACATTGGACCAGTTTATCCATCTAAACATGTCTGTTCTCTTTAGGTTTAATGTGCTGCTACTTTACAGTGTGAGTTTTCTCCCGAGGCTCACACTTCCTCAAAATAATTGACTGATTCAAACTAGTCTGTATCCAGTCAGTCTTTCCACTGAAACTGCCCTGCTGTCAGGGATAAAAACCTTAAAGTCAGCAATCAATTCCCATCTTGCGGTGCCTGGCAGCCTTTGAAAGCGTGAACCAAATGACCAAATCTACCCGTGCACCCTACCCCAGCTGGGCATGTCAGGTGCAGTGCACACCTGCCAACACTACCAAGTCTCCTGTTCTTCACTGTCCTCCCCCATAATTCTCCCGCATTCCTCCAGATGTATGACACCTTTTTGTTTCGTGAAAACAACCTACCGTTTCACAAGCACTCAGCTACACCGAGTGTTGTTTCCCGGCATGCATGTGGAAGAGAGCTGCTTACACCTTGTCTCAGCCAGTGGCAGAGAAATAAAGTAATAGAAAGGAAAGCTTTTTGTGAAGTCTGCCGCTTCATTTTTTCCGTCGAGCACGAGGGTTGCACCGCGGTGAATCACCACCGACAGGCTGACAAACATAAGGAGACGACAGTACACCAGCATTTATACTTCAATTACACCGTATAGACTCGATGTCCTGGACCTTGGTGGACCCCATTGTCGTCCCAAAGGTTAACAGTTTGGCTGCTGTTAATCAGATCAGATGTAATCCAGGAAAGAGCTTCATTAGCACCTTACCATCCGATTACTCTTAAATTGCCTTTTTAAGTTGGGAAAAATCAGTTAGCACCATGAAATACTCAAACTGAAAGAATATATTCCAATGCAGAGCTTCCCAGCACCCAGGTCGTGAACCAGTGCCACAGCCAGGGCCTGCCGGAAATTGTCACAATTTAGGCTAAAGAACCTACATTTTGCTGAGCAAAGCACTGCTCGGAGAAATAGATCTGTGCTTATTTTAAATTCAGGAAGTGACCACAATGAAGTTAGGTTTCCGTTTCTAGCTAGTTGAGTTTTGCACACTCCTTCTTTCAtgtgcttctgtttctttctctttctccctttctgccTCCACGTCTCCAGTTTGTATCAAGGCCTATTTGTGTAGCGCAAACCTGGGCAAATTGCGGCCTGCGGGCCACATCCAGCCCTTTGTGCGTCCCTGTCCGGCCAGCATGAGGCCAATCATAAATTAGAACATATAGgctatttaaaaatatttctgccTTGCATGCAATACAAGTGtgcttcttttattttgacgTTCCTATTACTTTCGTATGGACGCACATGTGTGCGTGAGCTGTGAGTGAAGCTGAACAGCGACAAGTGATGCCAACCAGGTTGCCCTCAATATGTTGGCGCACGCCCAGAAAAGCTGTTGATAACGAATGTTTTCAACAAGACATGGACTGCCAAGTCAAAGGTAAAGCTGTGTGGTTCATTTGTGGTACGCAGGTTGTTGTGTTAAAAGATTACAATTTGAATCGCCACTACATGACCAAACATGAGGACTAATACAGAAATCTGTCTGATGAAACGCGTGTAAAGGAGTCTGATGGGTcgcaaacaaaactgcaaacccAGCAAGGACTTTTTAGAAAACGTTGCACACCCAGAGATGCAGCCGTCAGGACGAGCTTTGTAATTTTTCACAAAATCGCCAAAAAAGTAAGGCGTTTCCTGATGGAGAGTTCATTAAGGAGTGCTTATTGGAGAAAAAGTAGCATTTAAAAACGTGCCACTCTCCCGACGTACTGTAACGAGGTGCGTTGAGGACATCGCTGGAAACCTGGAGCTTCAGCTGAAGAACAGAGCGGCCGACTTTGACTATTTTTCTCTGGCTTTGGATGAGAGCTGTGATGTACATGACACCGCCCAGTTACTCATCTTCCTACATGGTATAACTGCAGACTGTCACATCACGGAGGAGCTGGCAGCCATGCAGTCAATGAAAGGGACAACTACTTGTTCACAGAGGTAAATACATATTTGGACAAGTTAGGACTGAAATGGGACAAGCTGGCGGGTGTGACCACGGACGGTTGCCCTAATCTGATGTGGAGAaatgtttttgaacttttgaagAGAATGCAggataaagtgacagaaatgaacCCTGTGCAGAAATGGACATTTTTGCATTGTATTACACATCAGgaagtgttaaaaatgaaccATGTTGTTGATGCTATAACTAAAATAGTTAACGTCAGCAGAGTGAGAGCATTAATCACGTTTGTTGCACTTttggagaataaaaaaaatgtgtggtATGTAGTATGGGagtattttcttatttgacCTATACACCACAATTTCACAAAGACTATTTGTATAAAtatttacagattatttttattctgcCGATTACCATTACCAGCTATTCAAAATATATAGTGCATTTTACAATGGGAGAAATTTGAGCAGAATTAAGTTCTCGTTGGTGCGGCCCTCTGACACAATTCAGGTTTCTCATGTGGCCCCTTGCAAAAATTAGGTTAGAGGTTAGGCTGCACCTGACAAACATTAATTTAAAATCCAAAGTCTACTCACATTTAATGATGACACCAATCTGTGCCGCCTGAGTAGAGCTGAATGTCCTCGCAGAGAGTGCGACTTCGTACACGCAGCTGTAGTTTCCCTGGTGTTCATACTCAGCCACAGGGAAGTTAAAGGAGGCTGAGAGGTTAACTGCTGGCTTGGTGTAAGTGATGTTGGAGCCAGAGACGATGAGAAAGAAGCGGCCTTCAGGGTATCTGGAGTTAATGGAGCAGGTGAAGACAAAGCTGTAGCCCCTGGTGACCTCTGCACCCTCAGGACTCCACACCAACCCTCCATTAGGGGATGTCAGGGAgatgttgggctgctgcagcttcactgggTACAAAAGGACTAAAATATAAACCTCTGGATTGAGAAATTAGATTCAGATTAAGAGAAGTCACTTATTTTTCTTACCAGTGACAATGAGTCTGACGGAGCCACTCAGAGGGGACTGGAAGTTCCGGCTTAGGCTGCTTTTCTCATACTGACACCGGTACTGTCCCTCGTTATTAAAGTCCACCTGAGATATGCTGAAGGTAGCAGAGCTGGTGCTTGAGGTTGGGGTCTTTCGGAATGAGTCTGAAGCTCTCCTCAGAATGAACGTTCCGCCCAGAACCGGAGTTGAGATCGAACAAGTGAAATCAACGTTCTGACCCCAGGCAGCCTCACCGTCGGGGCTCATGGAGATTCTGGCTTTTGGGAAgttcactgaaaaacagcacaacatgAGAGCGTTATATGTGTCGCTTTGACCGGAACTACACTTACTTTGACTCATTATTTTGGTTCCGTTTGATTATTTATCTTTcattattgatttcattttttttttttcttaccagtGACAGAGAGCCAGACAGAGTCACTCAACGGGGAGCTGAAGCGttgatttgaaatgtttttcgCATACTGACACTGGTACGATCCCTCGTTATCGAAGTTCACTCCAGAGATTACGAAACTAGCAGATTTGCCACTTGACGCTTGGCTCTTTCTGAATGAGCTTGAGGTTTTCTCCAGACTGAATATTCCACCTAAAAGGTCCGTTGAGATTGAACAAGTGACGCTGACGTCCTGACCCCAGGTAACCTCCCCAGGATTCATAGAGATGCTGGGCTTTGGGAGGCTcgctgaaagaaaaacacaatcaagTTGAGACCCAGTATTGATTTGAGTTGTGTTTACCTTTTGTTTTTCGGAGTTCAGTTAGCATGTCGCGGCAAGGCAACCACCTAAGACGACTGTCACGGTCAGAATTTGGGATGCACCAACTGTCTACTATGTGTGTTCATGACACTCATGACTCTTTGGGCTTTATTATGAGTAGTGCTTATTCAGTTTTTACCATGGCAATAAAAACACGGCTATacaaagcagctgctctctggTAATAACTCTGACTTTAACTTTGGCAGAGCTGGTGCTTTTCCTGGTTAGTATTTCAGAGCCACCTTTCTAGACCACAGGAGGTATTTCATGTTTCAAATGTTCTCCCTCGACGTGTAGTCCTTTAACGATGCTTCTTGTTCAACAAGATTagcaaacattttttatgataaaaataaaacacatttcctgttttggcCCAGTTTTGGGAACCGTTTGGTTTTCAGTTAAACATTGTGCAGTATACAAGACGCTTTTCAGAATGACAGTCAGGCTTATCATGATGatcatgattattattacaAGACATGTCAAATAAGGAATTCAAAATCTCTCCTCACCTGAACAGACCACACCAGCATCCTCACCGTGGTTACAGTCATGTGTCCCAAATCCTGCGTGCTGACACTCAGTTAGAGACCTCTCACTTCCTGAACAGGCCACATCATCAAGCCAGATGGGGTCAGCTCCTGGACCAAAGAGGGCCGACTGAGGGGCACTCAGCGCTGTACCACAGCCCAACTGTTTGCACACCACCGTGGCATCGCTCATGTCCCAGTTGTCATCACAGACTGTTCCCCAGGTATTGCTGTGATAGATTTCAACCCTTCCAGAGCACCCAGTGGACCCAGACCCAGACCCAGCTAATCTGATGTCTCAgaacacagaagaaaaagcaggatAGAACTTTCGATCGCTCACACAGAATGTAAGTTGTCACAATATTCCAAACATTTGCTAAACTTGTTCACTTACATTCcagtttaatttattcattaatttgtTATTCTGTTCTTTAGCTCTAAAGCACGCTTTAGAACCACTGTGTGGTCACCAGCTCTTTTCCAGCACCTtcacagtatattttcatttctggtatatttttattgcatttacacatatttttttctgcatgttagtttagtttattctagtatctttattttattttattattactttcttatatttcttattgtttctaacatgggggttgcaatgcaaatttcattgataTGCTttgctcagtgataataaagacaaTCTTGAATCATGAATCTTGAACTGCTCTGGTGTCACAAGCCACAATAACAAGGTTTACCGAGGTGTTGAAATATACACAAAATCAGACATTTATTCAAAATAGTTTTCCAAAAGCTTTCTCACCTGAACAGATCACACCAGCGTCCTCACCGTGGTTACAGTTATGTTTCCCAAATGCACTGTGCTGACACTCGGTTAGAGACCTCTCACTTCCTGAACAGGCCACATCATCAAGCCAGATGGGGTCAGATCCTCGACCAAAGTGGGCCGACTGAGGGGCACTCAG of Chelmon rostratus isolate fCheRos1 chromosome 17, fCheRos1.pri, whole genome shotgun sequence contains these proteins:
- the LOC121620913 gene encoding deleted in malignant brain tumors 1 protein-like isoform X2, whose amino-acid sequence is MESVQQRDLRCLVLASFLLASTSPAAGDNIRLAGSGSTLCSGRVEIYHSNAWGTVCDDDWDLNDAMVVCRQLGCGTALSAPQSAHFGRGSDPIWLDDVACSGSERSLTECQHSAFGKHNCNHGEDAGVICSDIRLAGSGSGSTGCSGRVEIYHSNTWGTVCDDNWDMSDATVVCKQLGCGTALSAPQSALFGPGADPIWLDDVACSGSERSLTECQHAGFGTHDCNHGEDAGVVCSASLPKPSISMNPGEVTWGQDVSVTCSISTDLLGGIFSLEKTSSSFRKSQASSGKSASFVISGVNFDNEGSYQCQYAKNISNQRFSSPLSDSVWLSVTVNFPKARISMSPDGEAAWGQNVDFTCSISTPVLGGTFILRRASDSFRKTPTSSTSSATFSISQVDFNNEGQYRCQYEKSSLSRNFQSPLSGSVRLIVTVKLQQPNISLTSPNGGLVWSPEGAEVTRGYSFVFTCSINSRYPEGRFFLIVSGSNITYTKPAVNLSASFNFPVAEYEHQGNYSCVYEVALSARTFSSTQAAQIGVIIKLPLLPLLSSVSAGILLLLLLVLLAVFLLRRRRRAEQPVVLVHTQSARVRNDYEDSEDEEQDYVNVFVDAKKNLEEETGRMEEEESNDYEEPESDEDHDYEDADPGANFIQAKEVCCSVEENRGEEEEEEEEEEEEEEEEEETSDDEGDYENVPHSFDDQIVAIYEGHEGVYR
- the LOC121620913 gene encoding deleted in malignant brain tumors 1 protein-like isoform X1, with translation MESVQQRDLRCLVLASFLLASTSPAAGDNIRLAGSGSTLCSGRVEIYHSNAWGTVCDDDWDLNDAMVVCRQLGCGTALSAPQSAHFGRGSDPIWLDDVACSGSERSLTECQHSAFGKHNCNHGEDAGVICSDIRLAGSGSGSTGCSGRVEIYHSNTWGTVCDDNWDMSDATVVCKQLGCGTALSAPQSALFGPGADPIWLDDVACSGSERSLTECQHAGFGTHDCNHGEDAGVVCSASLPKPSISMNPGEVTWGQDVSVTCSISTDLLGGIFSLEKTSSSFRKSQASSGKSASFVISGVNFDNEGSYQCQYAKNISNQRFSSPLSDSVWLSVTVNFPKARISMSPDGEAAWGQNVDFTCSISTPVLGGTFILRRASDSFRKTPTSSTSSATFSISQVDFNNEGQYRCQYEKSSLSRNFQSPLSGSVRLIVTVKLQQPNISLTSPNGGLVWSPEGAEVTRGYSFVFTCSINSRYPEGRFFLIVSGSNITYTKPAVNLSASFNFPVAEYEHQGNYSCVYEVALSARTFSSTQAAQIGVIIKLPLLPLLSSVSAGILLLLLLVLLAVFLLRRRRRAEQPVVLVHTQLAARVRNDYEDSEDEEQDYVNVFVDAKKNLEEETGRMEEEESNDYEEPESDEDHDYEDADPGANFIQAKEVCCSVEENRGEEEEEEEEEEEEEEEEEETSDDEGDYENVPHSFDDQIVAIYEGHEGVYR